A section of the Phaseolus vulgaris cultivar G19833 chromosome 8, P. vulgaris v2.0, whole genome shotgun sequence genome encodes:
- the LOC137823762 gene encoding uncharacterized protein, translated as MANSMGPPPPINPNLPDTAPSMLPPRDSTEPQPPPPPPPPNDSHKPPSQGVAVPYKIPPWSAAPCHQFYLEVLKDGSIIDKFDVCEKGAYMFGRLDLCDFVLEHPTISRFHAVIQFKRSGDAYLYDLGSTHGTFLNKNQVEKNTYVDLHVGDVIRFGRSSRMFIFQGPPDLMPPETNAKLMKEVKMREAMLDREASVRRARQEASAAEGISWGMGEDAIEEEEDDAEEVTWQSYKGQLTEKQEKTREKIIKRMEKIGNMKKEINSIRVKDISQGGLTQGQQVQIARNEQRITQILEELENLEETLNDSIRESLGARTGKMTHGKKKGAIEEEEEYVSDDDDFYDRTKKKPSHQKPGDNQSVETADTLLDKRDAITNEMNEKKELLMIEKNNILSKSNSATQDEVDDSLDAYMSGLSSQLVQDKSVQLEKELSTLQSELDRICYLLKIADPTGEAAKKRELTVLEPKPKISENTSTVKKKPPAEAQKSSEPFAKADNKKAKKPPVETQISESSVKSGDCIEGEKDAAATSGSDKLEPDSDKLEAENVVFAVPKPQWLGAVENRVADDTQESMPSLNVHDTDESNQFVDYKDRGKILGSGDSAKASAESKIESAAGLILRKRKQVDTTAANSNDASQQLTSSTSGEKMAEDAVALLLKHNRGLYTDEEEERCEDQERRGPKRVLGPEKPSFLNNKMDYDSWIPPKGQSGDGRTSLNDRYGY; from the exons ATGGCGAATTCCATGGGTCCCCCTCCCCCCATAAACCCTAATCTACCAGACACCGCCCCGTCAATGCTTCCTCCTCGCGATTCAACAGAACCCCAaccgccgccgccgccgccgcctCCTAACGATTCGCACAAGCCTCCCTCGCAGGGTGTGGCGGTTCCTTACAAGATTCCCCCATGGAGCGCTGCCCCTTGTCACCAGTTCTACCTGGAGGTTCTCAAGGACGGTTCCATCATCGACAAATTCGACGTTTGCGAGAAAGGAGCTTACATGTTTGGCCGATTGGATCTCTGCGACTTCGTGCTCGAGCACCCCACTATTTCTAGGTTTCATGCTG TTATTCAGTTTAAGAGAAGTGGAGATGCATATCTCTATGATCTTGGGAGTACTCATGGAACTTTTTTGAACAAAAATCAG GTGGAAAAGAACACATATGTTGACTTGCATGTTGGTGATGTCATTCGATTTGGCAG GTCATCTCGCATGTTCATTTTTCAAGGACCGCCTGACTTGATGCCTCCA GAAACTAATGCAAAACTTATGAAAGAAGTGAAGATGCGGGAAGCAATGTTAGATAGGGAAGCTTCAGTCCGAAGAGCAAGGCAGGAAGCATCTGCTGCTGAGGGTATATCTTGGGGCATGGGTGAGGATGctattgaagaagaagag GATGATGCTGAAGAAGTGACCTGGCAGTCATACAAAGGACAACTTACAGAAAAACAGGAAAAAACCCGTGAGAAAATAATCAAAAGGATGGAAAAG ATTGGTAatatgaagaaagaaataaattCTATACGAGTTAAAGACATTTCTCAGGGTGGATTAACTCAAGGCCAACAGGTTCAGATTGCTAGGAATGAACAGAGAATAACACAG ATATTGGAAGAACTTGAGAACTTGGAAGAGACACTGAATGATAGTATTCGAGAGAGTCTTGGTGCACGTACAGGAAAAATGACTCATGGGAAGAAGAAAGGtgcaattgaagaagaagaagaatatgtTAG TGATGATGATGACTTTTATGACCGTACCAAGAAAAAGCCTTCACATCAGAAACCTGGTGACAACCAGTCAGTTGAGACTGCAGATACTCTACTTGATAAGAGAGATGCGATCACCAATGAAATGAATGAAAAGAAAGAGTTGCTTATGATTGAAAAGAACAATATTTTGTCAAAGTCAAATAGTGCCACACAAGATGAAGTTGATGACTCACTTGATGCGTACATGTCAGGGCTTTCATCTCAACTAG TGCAAGATAAAAGTGTGCAACTTGAAAAGGAATTGTCAACTCTTCAGTCTGAGCTGGATAGAATATGCTACCTGTTGAAGATTGCTGACCCAACAGGAGAAGCTGCCAAGAAAAGGGAGTTGACAGTGCTTGAACCCAAAccaaaaatttctgaaaatacCTCTACCGTCAAGAAGAAACCACCTGCAGAAGCACAGAAAAGCAGTGAGCCTTTTGCAAAGGCAGATAACAAGAAAGCTAAGAAACCACCTGTGGAAACCCAGATCAGCGAGAGCTCTGTCAAATCAGGTGACTGTATAGAAGGAGAAAAGGATGCCGCTGCAACTTCGGGTTCAGACAAGTTGGAACCTGACTCTGACAAGCTGGAGGCTGAGAATGTTGTATTTGCTGTACCAAAGCCCCAATGGCTTGGGGCTGTAGAGAATAGAGTTGCAGATGATACCCAAGAGTCGATGCCCTCTCTGAACGTGCACGACACAGATGAGTCCAATCAGTTTGTTGACTACAAGGACAGGGGCAAAATTTTGGGCAGTGGTGATAGTGCAAAGGCTTCAGCGGAATCTAAAATTGAGTCTGCTGCTGGTCTAATTTTAAGGAAACGGAAGCAAGTTGACACAACTGCAGCAAATAGTAATGACGCCTCTCAACAATTGACATCTTCCACGTCAGGGGAAAAAATGGCTGAGGATGCTGTGGCACTACTATTAAAGCACAATAGGGGGCTGTATACTGATGAAGAGGAGGAAAGATGTGAAGACCAAGAGAGAAGGGGCCCTAAAAGAGTGCTTGGGCCTGAGAAACCATCCTTCTTGAATAACAAGATGGATTATGACTCATGGATTCCACCTAAAG GACAATCAGGTGATGGACGTACTTCCTTGAATGATAGATATGGCTACTAA